CATACATCCGAAAACCGGTGCCTCACATCAATCCGTCCTCAAACCGATCGGTGAGCCGTATACAGGGAAGACGATTGATCTGAACCGAGAAACCATTGTCCCTGTTACCATTGATCCGGCAACTGAACAGGAGATTACGGATACGGTTGCCGTGATGGGCGGTGAAGATTTAGAGATGTGGATGGACGTATTGGCAGAAGCGGAGTTGCTCGCGCCGGAAGTCACGGTTGTTGCCTATACCTATATCGGGAGCACCTTAACGTGGCCCATTTACTGGGACGGGACTATCGGTAAAGCAAAAGACGATCTCAAGACGCGTGTTGACGCACTTGACGAGCGGCTCGCGAATCAACTCGGTGGCAATGCCTATATCTCGGTTAACAAAGCCGTCGTTACACAGGCGTCTGCCGCAATTCCGGTCGTGCCGCTCTATATCAGCATCCTCTATGACATTATGAATGCCAAGGGCATCAATGAAGCACCGATTGGGCAGATGCGACGGCTCTTCTCGGAGCATCTCGGACCTGAACTACACCCGCAACTCGACAACGAACGCTACATCCGACTCGATAACCGTGAGTTACAACCTGAGGTGACGAACGCAGTGACCGAGCGTTGGGGGCAAATTGATACCAACAATTTCCATGAACTCTCCGATTACGCAGGCTACAGGCGACGTTTCCGAAACCTGTTCGGCTTTGAAGTTGAAGGCGTAGACTACGATGAAGCGATCGAGACGGAGTTAACGTTCTAATCAGGAATAATAGACGACAGATTATAGTGAAATTCTGCTATAACTAAACTCACGACAATTTTTTGTGGTATAATCGAAACGAAACTCTCGACAGAGGTTTTTGATATATTACTGTAATTAGAGAATTAAGGAGAAACTTATGACGCAACCGATTCAGGTTACAGTCTGGAACGAATTTAGACACGAAAAAACGAACGAGTTCATTCGCGGTCTTTATCCGAATGGCATTCATGCCGCAATTGCCGATGGACTCGACAAAGTTGGCGGTTTTAAGGTTCGGAGCGCAACTTTAGATGAACCCGAACACGGCTTGACCGACGATGTCCTCTCAAACACCGATGTTCTCATCTGGTGGGGACATGCGGCGCATAATGCTGTTGAGGACGAAATTGCCGCTAAGGTTCGCGCCCGTGTGTTAGACGGTATGGGACTGATTGTCCTGCACTCCGCTCACTATTCTAAACCTTTTACGGGTTTGATGGGCACGTCGTGTAGTCTCAAATGGCGTGAGGCGGGCGAAAAGGAACGTCTCTGGGTCATTGAGCACGGACACCCGATTGTTGAAGGTTTAGGCGAATACTTTGAAATCGAGCACGCCGAGATGTACGGCGAGCCGTTTGATATTCCTGAACCTGACACCCTTATCTTCGTCAGCTGGTTCCCCGGCGGTGAAGTGTTCCGAAGTGGATGTTGTTATTATCGGGGCAGAGGGAAGATTTTCTATTTCCGTCCCGGTCATGAGACATATCCGATCTATTACGATGAGAACGTCCGGCGCGTTATTGCGAATGCCTCCAGATGGGCGGCACCCGGGAACGCACCGACGCCTGTCTTTGGAAACGCAAAACCCTTAGAACCCATAGAAGAAGAATAGGCGTCCAACGTAGCATTGAGCGGGCTTCAAGAGAAGCCCGCTTGTTGTTATTGGGAACTCTTTATGCAAACAGAAGAAACACAAACGACTGAACCTGTTGACATTCCACCCGTCACCGGTCCGTATACCGAGCCGTGGTCGCTGAAAAAGATTATCGCGCTCGCATCAGTGTTTGGACCTGCGGCGATTGTTGCTTCAGTGAGTATCGGGGCAGGTGAAACGATTGTTGTCGTCCGGGCAGGAGCGTGGGCAGGCTATAACTTGCTCTGGCTTGTGCTGCTCAGCTGCGTCGTTAAAGGCATCTTTGTCACCTATCTACTGGGTCGTTATACCGCCGTTAGCGGTGAATATATCGGACATCGGCTCGTCAAGCTACCTGGACCCCGAGGCTGGCTCCTCCTTGTGATTGTCCTCTTTGAGATGATCGGCGCGCCTTTGGCGTGGGTGCCGATTGCTAAACCGTGTGGGGCGCTGCTCCATTTTCTGTTCAAAGATACACTGTCTTCAGGTATTTCGCAACTCGTTTGGGAAAACCTAATCACGTCCTGCTTCATCACCCTCGCACTCCTTTTCGGTTTGCGGATCTCCTTTGAAAAACTGGAGAAACAGCAACTCATTATTTGCCTGATTCTTGTTGTTGGCACAATTATTGGCACACTGATGGTGCGTCCCGACTTTGGCAAAGCACTCATTGGAAGTCTCCGTTTCGGATATCTGCCGGAATTTCCTGAGTGGGCACCGAAGGATGCGGTTGAGAATCCCTTGTTGACAATGGCGACGGCATTTGGCTACGTCGGCGGTTCTGTAATGGGATATGTCGTCTACGCCAATTGGGTCGGGCTTCACCGTTGGGGGATGACCTCACATCGGAACATTGACGCGATCCGTCAACGTGCCGCGAGTCGTGATAGAATTGATTATCTTCCTGAAGGCCCTGAGCAGATCAGCCAACTCCGAAAAATCCTTGCACCACTCCGGTGGGATATCGGCATGGGCGCGATTGTGTTATTTATCGTGACGGGCGCGTTCATGATCTCAGGGGCGGCTGTCCTGTATGGTATGCAAAGCACTTTTGAAGGATGGAGCCTACTGACCGATCAGGCGAGTGTCTGGAAAAATATTCATGCTTCACTCGTATGGGTGTACTACATCTGTATCATCGTCGCGCTGTGGGGAACGTTACAGGCACTTCCAGAGATTTACGCACGGGTGATGCAAGAGTTCTTCCAAGCAATCTGGCCCCACCGCGAATGGAACTACGATACACTTCGGAGATGGATTTGTCTCTATATTTTCCTTACGACAATGGTGCTCATTTGGTTGAACATTCCGTTCGACATCTTGACACAGATCGCAGGTTTTATTTTGGCGAATTTTTCGATCGCGTTGATGATGATCGCAGCACTCTATCTCAACGCCAAGCTACCCACTGCTTATCGAACGCGCCCGTTCATGTTCATCGGTGCCTTGATTTCCGCAGCCGTGCTTGTTACATTTGCCGGAATCAGCGGTTGGGGATTGTTCGCCAAACTGTTCGTTAGCAATTGAGGTTTTTAATTTATGGATGCCTCGCGCGCGAGTTCTTGGTATCCTACACAACCCGTAGTCCATAACGAAGTGGAGGACGGATGTATCGGAAGGCACGTAAGCGTCTAAACGTACGTTGTTTCTCCGCAAGGTAAAATTAAAAAAGGAGATGAGATTATGGCAGGCATCAAAGATGAGCTCAAGAAATTGCAACAGAACGGCTTCGTTTTGATAGAGGGTGCGTTGTCGCTAGATGAGACAGAGCGTGTCCGTCAGCGCATCAATTATGCGCGGGAACAGGGGTGGGAGGAAGGCTTGAACGCCGTCGGCAATATGTGGTTTGATACCCTTCTTGATCGGGAACCCGATACATACCAGTCGCTTGTTGGACATTCGAGTGTACGTCCCTACCTTGAGGGCTTGATGGGTAAACAGTGTCAACTGCGGAGCCTACGCGCACACATAAATCCAGGTCCCTATCTCCAAGAATGGCACATGGATTTTTACGGCTATTGGCAGGAACAGCGGTATGTTCAGGAACATCCGTTTGCAATGGCTCCTGTCGGGATTAACACCACCTTCTATTTCCAAGACAACGATCCCGGTGAGGGGCACCTCAAGTTTATCAAAGGCGGCCATCTGTCAGAACCGCCACACCTCTATCCCTTGGATCGTCCTAAATTCGAGGCGTGGTGTGACGCACAAGAACATGTTATCCTGCATCCGAAGGCAGGGGATTGTGTCGTGTTTATTAACCATATTCCGCATCAGGGAGCGAAAGAGCGGGATGATATGGAGCGGAGCAATGTGGTGTGTCATTATCAGGTAACCCCGATGTATGAAGGCGTGTGGCACGTCTCTCGTCCGCGTGGGTATCAAGGGACATTCCCGTTTGCTTAGAGATATATGCTGATGTTTCACGGGCGGGTGTTCTTGACATCCGCCCGTATCGTTTAACGAACGAACCCTATGAAACTGGAGGATACTCATGCGTAACTTACAAACCAAAGCCTCGTATGTAAAGATGATTTGCTTATGTGCTGTGTATCTAATAGTGAGTTTACAAGGCATCGGGACAGCCGCGGAACTTGAAGGGCTGGTCGTCTATTTTGCCTTTGAGGAAGGTGCTGGTAAAGCCGTGGCGGACCTCTCTGGTAACGGACAGAATGGGAAATTGGAGGGCGATACATCGTGGACGGATGGGAAATTCGGGAAAGCGGTGAATTTCGGCGGAAAAGATGGGATCGTTAGCGTAGAACATTCCGATGCATTTGAATTCACCGATGGCATTACAATTGCCGCTTGGATTCTGCCCACTTTGAAGGCGGGACCCGGCACATGGCAACTGATAGCGGCGAAGGGACCTGACGTTCAAGAATTTTTCGAGGTACTGCTCCATCCGAATGGATTTATATGGATGGGATGGAAGTTGACAGGTGGACGCGTTGTCCCCGCACAAAGCCCCCGCGATGTCGTTAAAGACAAGTGGCAACACGTCGCCGTTTCGTTTCAGAGTGGAGAGTGGTGGACCGTCTATCTTGATGGCGAGGTCCTGATCGATTACCCGAAAAATGGCAATGAACTCGTGCCGATTGATGCCCCGCTCCTACTCGGTCGGGAGGACCCTCCGGCTCTCAATCGCTACTATAACGGTGTTATTGATGAATTCGCACTCTTTAACCGCGGACTCTCACAGGATGAGGTTAAAGAAATTCAGGGGAGTAGTATTCAAGAGATTTTGGCTGTTGAACCCGATGAAAAATTGCCGACGACATGGGGACTTCTTAAAGGAAGATACGCAGGCGGTAGTAAGTCAAATTGACATATAGAATCACAACCGTTGTGTAGGACTTAAACACATCTCACAAATCTGGTAAAATGTATTCAAATCTATACAAATCTAACAGAGTTGTTTGAGTGTTGCCATACTTCCTGCTTCGTCGTTTCGTGCCTTCAAGGAAGGTCTTGCCGAAACTCCACAGGCGTTTTACTTCTCCTCGCAACTCGTGGCGAAGTGTTAAGAATCAAGCAGGACACAGATTGATAGCCGCGTTGAGGTCTCGATCTATAGACAGACCACATGTGAGGCAGTTGTATATCCGATCGGAGAGCATTAGGTGCTTTTTCTTGTGTCCGCAGGAGCTACAGGTCTTGGAACTGGCAAAGAACGTATCTGCCTGTGTTATAGGAATTCCGCGTCTCTCTGCTTTGTATTTGAGCATTGTGAGAAAGCGTGAGAGTGCGGAGTCGAATAACGCCTTGGCAAGTTTTCGGTTCTTTAGCAGTCCACTGATATTCAGTGTTTCTATACCGATAGCAGCGGCTTTACGGACAATCTGTGTTGTCGCTTGGTGGTGAGCGTCCTCACGGATACAGGCGATCCTGTAGTGGACAGCACCGAGTCGTTTCTTTGCTTTATACCAGTTCTTTGACTGATAAACCTTACGCGATAAGGCGCGGTTGGCACGTGCTAACTTCCGTTCATACCTTTTCAAAGGGCGTGGATTCTCGTAGGTTGTGCCGTCAGAACAGGTCGCAAGCGTATTGATACCTACGTCAATGCCAATCGGTTGTTTATCGTCAAAGAGAGGCGGTTGGTGCCTATAGTTGTTTGAATCACAACGCACCGTGATAGAAACGAACCAGCGGTCGTCTGTGCGGGATACAACGACTTTTGTGATGTCGCCGGTGTAGCGGAGTTCTTCACGCATGCGAACCCACCCGATTTTCGGTAAGTCAATCCGTTTCTTGTGGACTTTTACCGTGCCTGCTCCATTGTCGGCTTGGTATGAACATTTACCACTTCGGTTCTTATAGACAGGGAAACGGTTTTGTCCTTTCTTCCAACGAGTTAGCGCGTCACCGAGATCGCGTATGGCGTTCTTAGAGGCGTTCTGCGATAGAGGTATAGACCAAGGAAACTTCTCACGCTTGACGGCGTTAAATGCCTTGCGTAAGTCCTGCTCACTCTGATAGTTATCTTCGTCTAATCCTGATTTGAAAGCAGAAAGAGCGAAGTTGAACGCAACACGCCTATAGCCCGCATGCTGTGCCATGAATGTGGCTTGCTTGTTGTTCGGATTGAGTTCTATCTTCTGGGTTCGTAAGATTTCCAAATTGAAGTTCCAGTTGGGTTTTTTCTTCAGCAACGATCTGCTCTATTTCCTGTGCCATTTTCTTGGACTTCTGAGAACGCCGCCCATAGAGTTTGGCACAAAATACAGTCATGATTTCCATGACATCCCGCGTGAGTTCTTCCTCAAAGGAAGGTTGTTCACCTTTATTGATAATGACGACCTCTATACCTTTGAGTTCACAGATACGAAAAACGATCTCGGCACCAAAACGCAGAAGACGATCTTTATGTGTGATAACGAGCCGGGACATTTGACCCTGCACCATTAACTCAAGGAGTCGTGAAAGTCCTTTCTTATTGTAGTTCATGCCACTACCGAGGTCTCTTATGATTTCAGTTCGCCACCCATTCTTATTGCAAAACGCTTCAAGGATGGCGTGCTGACGTTCTAAATCCTCCTTCTGGTCAGAACTTGAGACCCTCGCATAAGCAATCGTAGGATAGGACAAATCATTGGCATCTAACAATTCTTGAAGACTATAAAGGCGAGTGCCTTTGGGAGTCCGTTTTACAGGCTGAATCACACCGCCTTCCTCCCAACGCCGAAGGGTTTGTGGATTAACACCCAGTATCTTTGAAGCCTC
This Candidatus Poribacteria bacterium DNA region includes the following protein-coding sequences:
- a CDS encoding LamG domain-containing protein, yielding MRNLQTKASYVKMICLCAVYLIVSLQGIGTAAELEGLVVYFAFEEGAGKAVADLSGNGQNGKLEGDTSWTDGKFGKAVNFGGKDGIVSVEHSDAFEFTDGITIAAWILPTLKAGPGTWQLIAAKGPDVQEFFEVLLHPNGFIWMGWKLTGGRVVPAQSPRDVVKDKWQHVAVSFQSGEWWTVYLDGEVLIDYPKNGNELVPIDAPLLLGREDPPALNRYYNGVIDEFALFNRGLSQDEVKEIQGSSIQEILAVEPDEKLPTTWGLLKGRYAGGSKSN
- a CDS encoding IS200/IS605 family element transposase accessory protein TnpB; this encodes MLRTQKIELNPNNKQATFMAQHAGYRRVAFNFALSAFKSGLDEDNYQSEQDLRKAFNAVKREKFPWSIPLSQNASKNAIRDLGDALTRWKKGQNRFPVYKNRSGKCSYQADNGAGTVKVHKKRIDLPKIGWVRMREELRYTGDITKVVVSRTDDRWFVSITVRCDSNNYRHQPPLFDDKQPIGIDVGINTLATCSDGTTYENPRPLKRYERKLARANRALSRKVYQSKNWYKAKKRLGAVHYRIACIREDAHHQATTQIVRKAAAIGIETLNISGLLKNRKLAKALFDSALSRFLTMLKYKAERRGIPITQADTFFASSKTCSSCGHKKKHLMLSDRIYNCLTCGLSIDRDLNAAINLCPA
- a CDS encoding divalent metal cation transporter, which gives rise to MQTEETQTTEPVDIPPVTGPYTEPWSLKKIIALASVFGPAAIVASVSIGAGETIVVVRAGAWAGYNLLWLVLLSCVVKGIFVTYLLGRYTAVSGEYIGHRLVKLPGPRGWLLLVIVLFEMIGAPLAWVPIAKPCGALLHFLFKDTLSSGISQLVWENLITSCFITLALLFGLRISFEKLEKQQLIICLILVVGTIIGTLMVRPDFGKALIGSLRFGYLPEFPEWAPKDAVENPLLTMATAFGYVGGSVMGYVVYANWVGLHRWGMTSHRNIDAIRQRAASRDRIDYLPEGPEQISQLRKILAPLRWDIGMGAIVLFIVTGAFMISGAAVLYGMQSTFEGWSLLTDQASVWKNIHASLVWVYYICIIVALWGTLQALPEIYARVMQEFFQAIWPHREWNYDTLRRWICLYIFLTTMVLIWLNIPFDILTQIAGFILANFSIALMMIAALYLNAKLPTAYRTRPFMFIGALISAAVLVTFAGISGWGLFAKLFVSN
- a CDS encoding trans-2-enoyl-CoA reductase family protein, which produces MAVQIVKPRIRGFICTNAHPVGCQANILSQIGEIKQGIPYKETDMNALVIGASTGYGLASRIALTWAYGAKTLGLLYERPADARRTATAGYYNTVAFHQQAAADGFFADSLNGDAFSDEMKAEAIQRLKTDFGKIDILVYSIAAPRRIHPKTGASHQSVLKPIGEPYTGKTIDLNRETIVPVTIDPATEQEITDTVAVMGGEDLEMWMDVLAEAELLAPEVTVVAYTYIGSTLTWPIYWDGTIGKAKDDLKTRVDALDERLANQLGGNAYISVNKAVVTQASAAIPVVPLYISILYDIMNAKGINEAPIGQMRRLFSEHLGPELHPQLDNERYIRLDNRELQPEVTNAVTERWGQIDTNNFHELSDYAGYRRRFRNLFGFEVEGVDYDEAIETELTF
- a CDS encoding phytanoyl-CoA dioxygenase family protein — its product is MMAGIKDELKKLQQNGFVLIEGALSLDETERVRQRINYAREQGWEEGLNAVGNMWFDTLLDREPDTYQSLVGHSSVRPYLEGLMGKQCQLRSLRAHINPGPYLQEWHMDFYGYWQEQRYVQEHPFAMAPVGINTTFYFQDNDPGEGHLKFIKGGHLSEPPHLYPLDRPKFEAWCDAQEHVILHPKAGDCVVFINHIPHQGAKERDDMERSNVVCHYQVTPMYEGVWHVSRPRGYQGTFPFA
- a CDS encoding trehalose utilization protein ThuA, which produces MTQPIQVTVWNEFRHEKTNEFIRGLYPNGIHAAIADGLDKVGGFKVRSATLDEPEHGLTDDVLSNTDVLIWWGHAAHNAVEDEIAAKVRARVLDGMGLIVLHSAHYSKPFTGLMGTSCSLKWREAGEKERLWVIEHGHPIVEGLGEYFEIEHAEMYGEPFDIPEPDTLIFVSWFPGGEVFRSGCCYYRGRGKIFYFRPGHETYPIYYDENVRRVIANASRWAAPGNAPTPVFGNAKPLEPIEEE